One Corynebacterium uterequi DNA segment encodes these proteins:
- a CDS encoding dynamin family protein, with translation MNNRTFHHVMRLRDGVDGVRLPLAPDAADEARAVVAQLDDYLLPRLHNLDAPLLAVVGGSTGAGKSALVNSVVGDHVTTSGVTRPTTRQPVLITHPDNEAWFSSPHVLPGLAREVGAAADPQASTLRVVTTSAIAPGLALLDAPDFDSIDAGNRQLAAQLLAAADLWVFVTTPARYADQLVWNFLHDAAARNIEVIVVLNRVDASAAASVPQDLRRMMTEAGLGEAPLITVAFDAEFTGLLPGTEQLKAHLQGLATDAAARRATAGRTAVGALRQLSRRVDSLAETRAEHEALAAELDASITALFDAAADSVIDATSDGKLLRTEVLSRWQDFVGTSDAARTLERWYSLAVDKIGAFFGGRPEPVREVATEIEQGLHTVIVDAGETAARRSVALLGAQAPRLREDGAAALAAGSPELPARAAELVRQWQAGLVAHIQDSAAGKRQRARFLSLGLNVLTVALMLVVFASSAGLTGAEFAIAGGSAVVGQKLLETVFGEEAVRRMARAAREDLENRVRELFAEEQARYTHVVEPLRLGTTAEELRQAAAASLADAHALLEDRDV, from the coding sequence GTGAATAACCGCACATTCCACCACGTCATGCGGCTGCGTGACGGCGTCGACGGCGTGCGCCTGCCGTTGGCGCCCGACGCCGCCGACGAAGCGCGCGCGGTGGTCGCCCAACTCGACGATTACCTCCTGCCGCGCCTGCACAACCTCGATGCCCCGCTGCTCGCCGTGGTCGGCGGCTCCACCGGCGCGGGCAAGTCCGCCCTCGTCAACTCGGTCGTCGGCGACCACGTCACGACCTCTGGGGTGACCCGGCCAACCACCCGCCAGCCGGTGCTCATCACCCACCCGGACAACGAGGCGTGGTTCTCCTCCCCGCACGTGCTGCCCGGCTTGGCGCGCGAGGTGGGCGCGGCGGCCGACCCGCAGGCGTCGACGCTGCGCGTGGTGACCACCTCCGCCATCGCACCTGGCCTGGCGCTGCTCGACGCCCCCGATTTCGACTCCATCGACGCCGGCAACCGTCAGCTCGCCGCGCAGCTGCTGGCCGCGGCTGACCTGTGGGTCTTCGTCACCACCCCGGCGCGCTACGCCGACCAGCTGGTGTGGAATTTCCTCCACGACGCCGCCGCCCGCAACATCGAGGTCATCGTCGTGCTCAACCGCGTCGACGCCTCTGCAGCGGCCAGCGTTCCGCAGGATCTGCGTCGGATGATGACCGAGGCGGGCCTGGGCGAGGCGCCTCTTATCACCGTCGCCTTCGACGCCGAGTTCACCGGCCTGCTGCCCGGCACCGAACAGCTCAAGGCCCACCTCCAGGGCTTGGCCACCGACGCCGCCGCTCGGCGCGCCACGGCCGGGCGCACCGCGGTCGGAGCCCTTCGTCAACTCAGCCGCCGCGTCGACAGCCTAGCCGAAACCCGAGCTGAGCACGAGGCGCTCGCCGCTGAGCTCGACGCCTCCATCACCGCGCTCTTCGACGCCGCGGCGGACTCGGTGATCGACGCCACGAGCGACGGCAAACTCCTGCGCACGGAGGTCCTCTCCCGCTGGCAGGACTTCGTGGGAACCTCAGATGCGGCCCGCACGCTGGAGCGTTGGTACTCGCTCGCGGTGGACAAGATCGGAGCGTTCTTCGGGGGCCGGCCGGAGCCGGTGCGCGAGGTCGCCACCGAGATCGAGCAGGGCCTGCACACCGTCATCGTCGACGCCGGCGAAACCGCCGCCCGCCGCAGCGTCGCACTGCTCGGTGCCCAAGCACCCCGCCTACGTGAGGACGGCGCCGCGGCCCTGGCCGCCGGGTCCCCGGAGCTGCCCGCCCGCGCCGCAGAGCTCGTGCGCCAGTGGCAGGCCGGGCTCGTCGCTCATATCCAGGACAGCGCGGCCGGCAAGCGCCAGCGGGCCCGGTTCTTGTCGCTGGGGCTCAACGTGCTCACGGTCGCGCTCATGCTCGTGGTCTTCGCGTCCTCGGCCGGGCTGACCGGCGCCGAGTTCGCCATCGCTGGCGGCTCCGCCGTCGTGGGGCAAAAGCTGCTGGAAACCGTCTTCGGCGAGGAGGCGGTGCGCCGCATGGCCCGCGCCGCCCGGGAGGACCTGGAAAACCGTGTGCGCGAGCTCTTCGCCGAGGAGCAGGCGCGCTACACCCACGTCGTCGAGCCGCTGCGGCTGGGCACCACCGCCGAGGAGCTGCGGCAGGCCGCTGCGGCGAGCCTCGCCGACGCACACGCACTGCTGGAGGACCGCGATGTTTAA
- a CDS encoding response regulator transcription factor, with the protein MTIVVADDSALLREGVRSLVEKRGHTVRATASTADELLAVVDGTEDLVITDVRMPPGMRDDGLRAAVTLRERFPHLGVMVLSQYVAPAYARALFDASASAGTGYLLKDRVSQVLDFLTSCEVVAGGGVVVDPDVAAALMRSGRSGLAELTPREREVLDLMAQGLSNAQICGRLFLSAAAVSKHVSNIFAKLHLEPNEDNRRVRAILRYLTETTGQM; encoded by the coding sequence ATGACCATAGTGGTGGCCGATGATTCCGCCTTGCTGCGCGAGGGGGTGCGGTCATTGGTGGAAAAGCGTGGCCACACGGTGCGGGCGACGGCGTCGACGGCCGACGAGCTGCTCGCCGTCGTCGACGGCACCGAGGACCTCGTCATCACCGACGTGCGGATGCCGCCGGGGATGCGCGACGACGGGCTACGCGCCGCGGTAACCCTGCGGGAGCGCTTCCCCCACTTAGGTGTCATGGTGTTGTCCCAGTACGTCGCCCCGGCGTACGCGCGGGCGCTGTTCGACGCCTCCGCGTCGGCGGGCACCGGCTACCTGCTCAAAGACCGGGTGAGCCAGGTGCTGGACTTCCTCACCAGTTGCGAGGTGGTGGCCGGCGGCGGGGTGGTTGTGGACCCCGACGTGGCTGCGGCGCTCATGCGATCGGGGCGGTCCGGGCTGGCGGAGTTGACGCCCCGGGAGCGTGAGGTCTTAGACCTCATGGCGCAGGGGCTGTCCAATGCCCAGATCTGTGGCCGGCTGTTTCTCTCTGCGGCGGCGGTGAGCAAGCACGTGTCCAATATCTTTGCCAAGTTGCACTTGGAGCCGAATGAGGACAATCGACGAGTCCGGGCCATCCTGCGCTACCTCACGGAGACAACTGGCCAGATGTGA
- a CDS encoding sensor histidine kinase encodes MWFPWSRRFDGASAPARAREQAAAARIRELTASRRAVADAYEVERQRIEADLHDGAQQYFVAAAMKIGEARLDALEVTNSQLSDTLAEAHELLSEGLRVLRHTVHGIHPQVLTDRGLFAAVEDIAASYGPHVVVRCPHSLPELSPSVLASGYFFASEALTNAAKHAPGAPVSVLLTCDATLNISVVDQGPGGAYFGSGLENMRQRLAAFDGQLDLRSPAGGPTTVTARIPMLLDRGQPGISSEGSH; translated from the coding sequence ATGTGGTTTCCCTGGTCCCGGCGGTTCGACGGCGCCTCGGCGCCCGCCCGCGCCCGCGAGCAGGCAGCAGCGGCGCGCATCCGGGAGCTGACGGCGTCCCGGCGCGCGGTGGCCGACGCGTATGAGGTGGAGCGCCAGCGCATCGAGGCCGACTTACACGACGGCGCTCAGCAGTACTTCGTCGCGGCCGCCATGAAGATCGGGGAGGCGCGGCTCGACGCCTTGGAGGTCACCAACTCGCAGCTCAGCGACACCCTCGCAGAAGCGCACGAGCTGCTGTCGGAGGGTCTGCGGGTACTGCGCCACACCGTGCACGGCATCCACCCACAGGTGCTGACGGATCGAGGGTTGTTCGCGGCGGTGGAGGACATCGCGGCGTCGTACGGCCCGCACGTGGTGGTGCGCTGCCCGCATTCCCTGCCGGAGTTGTCCCCGTCCGTGCTGGCATCGGGGTACTTCTTTGCGTCGGAGGCACTGACGAACGCGGCGAAACACGCCCCCGGCGCGCCGGTGTCGGTGCTGTTGACATGTGATGCGACGCTCAATATCAGCGTCGTCGACCAGGGCCCGGGCGGGGCCTACTTCGGTTCCGGGCTAGAGAACATGCGCCAGCGCCTCGCCGCCTTCGACGGCCAGCTGGACCTGCGCTCCCCCGCGGGCGGCCCGACGACGGTCACCGCCCGCATTCCGATGCTGCTGGACCGCGGCCAGCCGGGGATTTCTTCAGAAGGGAGTCACTAG